The Alistipes finegoldii DSM 17242 DNA segment TACTGACTTTCGGGCGTCCGCCTTGTTTGCCGTATGTTTTTTTCGGTGTTTCCATGATAAGTGGTTTGTAAGCATTTTTTTTCAGACCAGCGGGATTTTACGCCGACCAGCGGGGAAGGCGCAGTTTTCGTCTACGAAAACACAACCTTGCCTTCCTTAAATCTTTACCCCTTTCCGACACGGTGGTTCAATTTCCGCCCTTTCCGCTTTCAGAGCTTGCAGATTATTCCGACAAGAGTGATCTTGCTTATCGGATATAGTTTTCGTGGTCTTAGGTCGGTCTTTTATGCGGGCGATCAGATAGTCGTTTACGTCCTTGTGCCCGCTGTAAAAATGCCTTTGGTCGATTACCTCGCTGCGGGGGCAAAGACGGATCAGATCGGAGGTCGTTTTACGCCCGGCTTCGTCGTTGTCAAAGAAGGCGTGAATCACCGGATGCCGGGAGAGAAACGGGATGGCTTTGGGCAGGTTGACGACCGAGTTCAGAACCGCGGCGTCGATGCGCAGTCGTTCGGGATGTTTCAGCGAAAGATAAGCGAGGAAATCCATAAATCCTTCGAAGGCGATCACCGTATCGGAACGGTTGTCGATGGTGGTGATATGTTTGGGCGAGGAGCCGCCTTTGAACCGCTCGGAGCGGAGCTCCCACCCTCCGGCATCGTTGCGGAACCCGACGGCGAAAAAGGCGCGGCCGTTTACCTCGTAGCGGACTTCGCGGCAGAATGCCGCGGCGACAGACGGGACGATGCCGCGCGAGACGAGATAACCGATCAGTGCCGGATGACGGAGCGGGTCATCGGAAAGGATGCGGAGTGCGGGGACGGCGGCTAGACGCACGACCGGCGAGGGCCCTCCGACAGCTGGACGCTCGCCAACACTCGGTGAAAGAGAAGCGGAACCGGCGTCCCTTTTTTCACCGTTTTGCAGCCGTCGGACAGCTTCACGGCTGTCGCACCGCTCCAACCGCATCACGAGGGTGAGCAATGTGCCGCCTTCGCCCAGTCCGAAGTCGTACCAAAGATTTCGCACGTAGTCCACTTTGAAACTCGGCGTGCGTTCTTCCCGCAAAGGGGAAAGATACATACCGTAGCCGTTGCATTCGTACTTGGGCTGAATGCCCCGCCGTGCGAGGAATTGCCTGATGCCGATATTTTTCAGATCATTCATAATGTTTGTTTTTCGAAGTTTAGCGATATTGCCTTACTACCTACTACATTCGCGTAATCGTTTGATAAACAATTTGCTATGCGTAGTAATGAAGTGCATGGCAGCTTACTACCGTAGTAATTGACGTAGTAGCGTCGTAAGATGCCGTAAGGTGTTTTTTTACATCCTACTACACGCCTGCGTGTTCTTTTTCAATGTTTTGCAGCTGTGTGTAGTAGCGTAGTAACTACAATCCGTAAGAGACGAAAGGATTGGGTGTGATCTTCTCGATGACCCAGCCGTAGACGGGATTTCCGTTGACACGTTTCGAGCGGCGCTCGAACCCAGCCTTGCGCAAGGCTTCACCCATACGTTTCTCGGAGAGGTTCAGCGATGAATAGCTGCGCAGGTAGTCCAGAATCTCCACGGTGGTC contains these protein-coding regions:
- a CDS encoding toprim domain-containing protein, which translates into the protein MNDLKNIGIRQFLARRGIQPKYECNGYGMYLSPLREERTPSFKVDYVRNLWYDFGLGEGGTLLTLVMRLERCDSREAVRRLQNGEKRDAGSASLSPSVGERPAVGGPSPVVRLAAVPALRILSDDPLRHPALIGYLVSRGIVPSVAAAFCREVRYEVNGRAFFAVGFRNDAGGWELRSERFKGGSSPKHITTIDNRSDTVIAFEGFMDFLAYLSLKHPERLRIDAAVLNSVVNLPKAIPFLSRHPVIHAFFDNDEAGRKTTSDLIRLCPRSEVIDQRHFYSGHKDVNDYLIARIKDRPKTTKTISDKQDHSCRNNLQALKAERAEIEPPCRKGVKI